The Nicotiana tabacum cultivar K326 chromosome 14, ASM71507v2, whole genome shotgun sequence genome contains a region encoding:
- the LOC142169094 gene encoding secreted RxLR effector protein 161-like — protein MISQQKYIKKLLKRFDMETSKIIDTPITTSTRLDMDDLVPLVGLCAGFQSNPKESHLKAAKRILRYLKGMHDLVLYYPSGDNFDLIGYTDVDYAGYLVGRKITSGMAHFLGSCPISWGTRKQNLVALSTTEADTSALNIVKHLTQHKRTKHIDVRHHFLRGNVEKRHICMKFCSTEDEIADIFTKH, from the exons ATGATAAGTCaacagaagtacatcaagaagctGCTGAAGAGATTTGACATGGAGACATCAAAAATCATTGACACTCCCATCACCACATCTACTCGTCTAGACATGGATGACCTGGTTCCCCT TGTGGGTCTTTGTGCCGGgtttcaatccaatccaaaggaatctcatctgaaagcTGCCAAGAGAATCCTAAGATATCTCAAAGGGATGCatgacctggttctctactatccctcagGAGATAACTTTGACTTAATAGGATATACTGATGTTGACTATGCTGGGTATCTGGTGGGTAGGAAAATCACTTCTGGCATGGCACATTTTCTGGGTTCGTGTCCAATCTCATGGGGCACAAGAAAACAAAACTTAGTGGCCCTTTCAACTACTGAAGCTGACACCAGTGCTCTCAACATTGTAAAACATCTAACTCAACACAAGAGAACAAAGCATATTGATGTGCGACATCACTTTCTCAGAGGAAATGTTGAGAAAAGGCACATATGCATGAAGTTCTGTAGCACAGAAGATgaaattgcagatatcttcacaaaGCACTGA